The following proteins are encoded in a genomic region of Drosophila miranda strain MSH22 chromosome 4, D.miranda_PacBio2.1, whole genome shotgun sequence:
- the LOC108162497 gene encoding mucin-12 isoform X1, which produces MEFSTYRISFLWLLGLCLLLFKTGCTEAQGKRASRITSSRSFGTNVKSTSSNGLSFDCPEEFGYYPHPTDCTQYYVCVFGGALLESCTGGLMYSHELQTCDWPRNVGCELVDTSTERGPARSQSQTQQHHQQHVPSRVRFGSAFGSSGGAPKAPTVAPQYHRSPPQVIQAQVQHIPPPPPELRVPPNPVVTSRGQPKPLLDAQEDIAKLYAEAQETLPPVEEEESDRQQRVYRGQPSTVSQVQRDRDGIIHQASINAIPQSGKLGSYAFGTAYSESLDDEQTLEYELSQNRLEALDVDRRPRKRRDLTVQTTPVADTETQTPTEPEPKPEPNVQAEVPNDSNTSSEVMEPESPSPSAKPSSLLGNSESSNSSNNSQEHYDKAAPAVSKPQKYSSKISQPREKSGSAVIEFDYVNTGADGEKGDDGYGDDSPEDAATGESKRRPRQLRPVTHTSTKWTGPNYRAIDAPPPPHQGYQQHQTGQSYSFGSFNPYLTPPANPGHTQQPFGSHNYNQISPGYPAQAYLHQQQQISAPNQQKPKVVYTGYNLSLPPPPLEDDFRPIAGNYFRSPNGVPSSPRTPLPAQNLQQQQQQHSSPGNLLPYLIQQLKELKERRKHLQAENFAYFHLENQPITPGPSPGSTPPTPAAQTPFAYYSHSQVSSGDSSKPTQQVTPNGQFSTMGGFYNNQSPDQAPYTANYAGKLVSQYSIGSTTTESNYFQYNVIANQKMKGVYSTAKPNQIGHAAVKVRPPVTPLQVTQSINIVSAPNLAYSQPAPGLQQVPFRDFSHLPVGISYAGNSTVPESYQTFTKSITSEAPPTPTSPTTANNKPKLSNFQFNIHEFMANLKSSDLASVNPAINPLMKYFKQVSSDGNGNLRNAVVLRRPVPPSSSSNTGTTTTLSTSTPKTRLRPNPTISTPTIPTTTRPLKGYESFIKGIQNQINKQTSTHSASLHTTTTTPTPRIRPTIRTSSSTTTLESVDYYDEDYEEDEDILPPSHMPPYMPMSETMAPPRPQLVSTTAPVTESPGKIRGSFQTGFLEATTTRRPFPNFVQLNSRPSNETGAGAGGVPSFINFPSDIFQELKQRLPQLPESTTPTPGAPTPRSTRPSSTPASTSTRVRYTTRPRTRGQQKWMTMAPPASATAAAKGVENNTERAKNESSSASGYYFGKQSHSSIGGLQLNSIHAGGSGSGADRNRDIEYQQQQQDHQEQQQQQQQQPQQQQQYQQPAVRHQQTQSTYRPLELSATPTPPQKPQYSNQPTLTYSTDYDEDINAQIEQDNVYDQPTRSPQRPEQVAIQRLDARPTSTMTPPTRPDVRHYYDTLTTPNSGIGESDYSYSSSGEYAYNSSPGDYDQSEHTLMQVVTDAGRDTRGDYDLIANFVGHTQRKTTKPPSISGQNTQATPAISGSTTKGFTTQTVRAKKPTTTSTTTTSTRKTTSTTTPPPPTTTTTTTKPQSSKAHANKIYIQHAINMSKTTTNTTQPPTTSTTTPPIYHPSTYSSNPFLKSKLQSLAKSLVSFVANSHTQGKSTNYHPAKIQSQTHSQLQLQRQPEVQVPAQAHPSVTEPSTTQWPLVEDSPSSQLEHAETVFDESQNVHVQTAEAPSSRSFETSTSPKFLDFINAAAYGTSPRGNLLHSVPDKKPVKTAFHQLQKKNPYSGVERGYLNDQRSTVPQQPNKRIQTYISSDVEPQSFRSPASEPLVPVASIELVDSSSSTPGTRPSKAVQYSLQSGSHGFSLRAEDIGHNEGPVVSETLSDRKESQPPSTSTSTITSTGTSASTSTSTSTTPYNSDVDVIPTTYAPPLRIWRNGRPAIQAYTKATTTTTKSAATAPWWTDSVESSSTIRTTTTPKAQGTPSTERYISPGQSFTARANHFKDSLNRVTANPAMRFVSPYKSLENLLQEERQHPNTMLRTTARPRYTNSPASPPFLQTTQKPPKNLFLSGMSPRNTSQDVLATMATGNARNFSVSDAILSTFSPQRPAPSMLRSTTSSSTTSTTETPPPPPTTISAVIASSPIRVSQVSMRPRGRSRYTVATLDNLSESVDEPTTYAPRFRLPSSYEANQYPKRKPQRVRIAGNQRPSSAEPTAKPHEKYESYKAALQAKDSTLFNFQNVQGKNLSAESVNDKLLKRKPIENEASTSDGPRAEALIGHQLLEARQQNSIEEMGTASASSSTEHVVAITDRPPTVKFLYSNKYRQQTAERTLAESLQNAGYLTTGNGRIQKFRPVSVLEQLKQFLAGSDSNSNSNSDESGTSQFVDEYSHPEIKAAVDEIKQLYVPTSRSTTITTTTTLRPTTTPIAPPTTTSRPNIGGVTAPSRPIASQSKAYSSYSSSTFSILSTDPPTSPTVRSTLSTTPDVSTTRTPTIPTTVPPTTASATATATPSSMFAPPTARASRVNNVIRSSIAAAAAQSSSSSGSLSGSSTYQQQQMQPAGGKANKFQFGFASNNKNQQQHQHQNNNHNSNNNAAAAASVKCSDSTLSAKCNEIPSRNHNRNRGGAIYANQDRDVVPTANRGTHPPRTRPTLKPSGTIVSKAQEFVDIYRYPPTRPDPIYPQPTPDKTAAKCRKDVCLLPDCYCGGRDIPGGLNVTEVPQIVLITFDDAINPINIDIYKELFNNKTRKNPNGCPWRATFYLSHEWTDYGMVQDMYSEGHEMASHTVSHSFGEQFSQKKWTREIAGQREILAAYGGVKLSDVRGMRAPFLSVGGNKMYKMLYDSNFTYDSSMPVYENRPPSWPYTLDYKIFHDCMIPPCPTRSYPGVWQVPMVMWQDLNGGRCSMGDACSNPSDAEGVTKMIMKNFERHYTTNRAPFGLFYHAAWFTQPHHKEGFIKFLDAINSMSDVWILTNWQALQWVRDPTPISRINSFQPFQCDYSDRPKRCNNPKVCNLWHKSGVRYMKTCQPCPDIYPWTGKSGIRSSRIDNDNVEEPAAA; this is translated from the exons GATGCACAGAAGCGCAAGGCAAACGCGCCTCACGTATCACCAGCTCCCGCAGCTTTGGCACCAACGTCAAGTCCACAAGCTCCAATGGCCTTAGCTTCGACTGCCCCGAGGAGTTCGGCTATTACCCGCACCCCACGGACTGCACACAGTActacgtgtgtgtgttcgGTGGGGCACTTCTTGAGAGCTGCACCGGCGGCCTGATGTACTCGCACGAGCTGCAGACCTGTGACTGGCCACGAAACGTAGGCTGCGAGTTGGTGGACACTTCCACGGAGCGCGGCCCCGCACGTAGCCAGAGCCAGACGCAGcaacatcatcagcagcaTGTGCCTAGCCGTGTGCGCTTTGGGTCTGCTTTTGGCAGTTCGGGTGGTGCCCCAAAGGCGCCCACAGTGGCTCCGCAGTACCACCGCTCTCCGCCACAGGTCATACAGGCTCAGGTACAGCATATTCCGCCGCCGCCCCCAGAGCTACGCGTCCCACCCAATCCGGTGGTCACATCGCGGGGTCAGCCGAAGCCATTGCTGGACGCGCAGGAGGACATAGCGAAG CTGTACGCTGAGGCGCAGGAAACACTGCCGCccgtggaggaggaggagtccgatcgccagcagcggGTGTACCGCGGCCAGCCAAGTACCGTTAGCCAGGTTCAGCGGGATCGCGATGGTATCATACATCAGGCCAGCATTAATGCCATACCCCAGAGCGGGAAGCTTGGATCGTACGCCTTCGGAACAGCCTACAG CGAAAGCTTGGACGACGAACAGACGCTCGAATACGAACTGTCACAGAACCGACTCGAGGCACTCGATGTGGACAGGCGACCACGCAAACGACGTGACCTCACGGTGCAGACTACGCCAGTTGCGGACACAGAAACGCAGACGCcaacagaaccagaaccaaaaCCAGAACCCAATGTGCAAGCAGAAGTGCCCAACGATTCGAATACGTCGAGTGAAGTTATGGAACCTGAAAGCCCCAGTCCCAGCGCCAAACCTAGCTCGCTCCTTGGCAATAGTGAATCTTCCAATAGCTCCAATAACTCACAAGAGCACTACGACAAGGCGGCTCCAGCTGTATCTAAGCCACAAAAATACTCCTCGAAGATCAGTCAGCCACGAGAAAAGAGTGGAAGTGCAGTAATTGAATTCGACTACGTTAATACGGGTGCAGATGGTGAAAAAGGTGATGACGGGTACGGGGACGACAGCCCAGAGGATGCGGCAACAGGGGAATCGAAAAGACGCCCACGTCAACTTCGCCCCGTGACGCACACTTCTACCAAGTGGACGGGCCCGAACTATCGTGCCATTGACGCGCCTCCTCCACCCCACCAAGGATACCAGCAGCACCAAACTGGCCAGAGCTACAGCTTCGGTAGCTTCAACCCATATCTTACGCCTCCGGCCAACCCCGGCCACACTCAGCAGCCGTTCGGCAGTCacaactacaaccaaataagcCCCGGCTATCCGGCTCAGGCCTATCttcaccagcaacagcagattTCAGCCCCGAACCAACAAAAGCCCAAGGTCGTCTACACCGGCTACAATCTTTCGCTGCCTCCTCCCCCGTTGGAGGACGACTTTCGTCCAATAGCGGGAAACTACTTCAGATCGCCAAATGGGGTACCGAGCAGCCCACGAACACCACTACCCGCGCAAAAcctccaacagcagcagcagcagcactccAGCCCCGGAAATCTACTACCGTATTTAATACAACAGCTGAAGGAATTAAAGGAACGACGCAAGCATCTACAAGCAGAAAACTTTGCCTATTTTCATCTGGAGAACCAACCAATAACACCTGGTCCCTCTCCCGGCTCCACACCCCCCACACCCGCAGCCCAAACGCCATTCGCGTACTACTCCCACTCTCAGGTTTCGTCAGGTGACTCGTCCAAGCCCACCCAACAGGTGACACCGAACGGACAGTTCAGTACCATGGGAGGCTTTTACAATAATCAGAGTCCGGACCAAGCACCGTACACCGCGAACTATGCAGGAAAACTGGTCTCGCAGTATAGCATAGGCAGCACCACCACGGAGAGCAACTATTTTCAGTACAATGTTATAGCTAATCAGAAGATGAAAGGGGTCTACAGCACGGCCAAGCCAAACCAAATAGGACATGCTGCGGTCAAGGTGCGCCCCCCTGTCACCCCGCTGCAGGTCACACAGAGCATAAACATTGTCTCGGCGCCCAACCTGGCCTACAGCCAGCCCGCACCAGGTCTGCAACAGGTGCCTTTCCGCGACTTTTCGCACCTACCCGTAGGCATAAGCTACGCGGGAAACAGCACAGTGCCGGAATCATATCAGACTTTTACAAAGTCGATCACTTCAGAGGCTCCGCCAACGCCTACTTCGCCAACGACTGCCAACAACAAGCCCAAACTGTCAAATTTTCAATTCAACATCCATGAATTCATGGCTAACCTAAAGTCCAGCGACCTGGCAAGCGTAAACCCGGCCATAAACCCGCTGATGAAGTATTTCAAGCAGGTGAGCAGCGATGGAAATGGCAATCTGCGCAATGCCGTGGTCCTTCGTCGCCCAGTCCCCCCCTCCTCGAGCAGCAATACCGGCACGACCACCACTTTGAGTACATCTACACCAAAAACACGACTAAGACCAAATCCCACCATTTCTACGCCTACAATACCAACCACTACGAGACCTCTCAAGGGCTACGAGAGCTTCATCAAGGGGATACAAAACCAAATCAACAAGCAGACCTCGACACACAGTGCATCCCtgcacacaacaacaactactCCAACGCCGCGAATAAGACCCACCATTAGGACTAGCAGCAGCACAACGACTCTTGAAAGCGTCGACTACTATGACGAGGACTacgaggaagatgaggatatACTGCCACCGTCCCACATGCCGCCGTACATGCCAATGTCCGAGACAATGGCCCCACCACGCCCGCAACTGGTGTCCACCACTGCGCCTGTCACCGAGTCGCCTGGAAAAATACGTGGCAGCTTTCAGACGGGCTTCCTGGAAGCCACAACGACACGGCGTCCATTCCCCAACTTTGTGCAGCTGAACAGCAGGCCCAGTAATGAGACTGGTGCAGGTGCTGGAGGAGTACCGTCATTCATCAACTTTCCCAGCGACATATTCCAGGAACTAAAGCAACGTCTACCACAGTTGCCAGAATCGACCACACCTACGCCAGGTGCACCCACTCCGCGGAGCACGCGTCCCAGCTCCACGCCAGCATCAACATCCACACGGGTGCGTTACACAACCCGGCCCCGCACTAGGGGCCAACAAAAGTGGATGACGATGGCTCCCCCCGCATCAGCTACAGCTGCAGCTAAGGGAGTCGAGAACAACACCGAACGGGCGAAAAATGAAAGTAGTTCAGCCTCCGGTTACTACTTCGGCAAGCAAAGCCACAGCAGCATAGGTGGCCTCCAGTTGAACTCTATTCACGCCGGCGGCTCAGGCTCAGGCGCGGACAGAAACAG GGACATTGAGtatcaacaacaacagcaagaccatcaggagcagcagcagcagcagcagcagcagccgcagcaacagcagcaataTCAACAACCAGCAGTACGCCACCAGCAGACGCAATCAACCTACCGCCCATTGGAGCTATCGGCCACACCGACTCCTCCACAGAAGCCGCAATACAGCAACCAACCGACGTTGACCTACAGCACGGACTACGATGAAGATATTAATGCACAG ATCGAGCAAGACAACGTGTACGATCAGCCAACTCGTTCGCCCCAAAG GCCGGAGCAGGTGGCCATCCAAAGACTGGATGCGCGGCCAACATCCACGATGACACCCCCCACACGTCCCGATGTACGTCACTACTATGACACTCTTACCACGCCCAATTCGGGCATCGGGGAATCCGATTACAGCTACTCTAGCTCTGGAGAGTACGCGTACAACAGTTCGCCAGGGGACTATGATCAGAGCGAGCACACTTTGATGCAGGTTGTTACGGATGCAGGCAGAGATACGAGAGGTGATTACGATTTGATCGCAAATTTCGTGGGTCACACCCAAAGGAAGACAACAAAGCCACCCTCCATAAGCGGCCAGAACACTCAAGCCACTCCAGCAATAAGTGGGAGTACAACCAAGGGTTTCACCACACAAACTGTAAGGGCTAAAAAGCCCacaacaacatcaacaacaacaaccagcaCAAGAAAAACAACATCAACtacaacaccaccaccaccaacgacaacaacaacaacaacgaaaccCCAAAG CTCGAAAGCGCATGCAAATAAAATCTATATACAACATGCTATAAACATGTCAAAGACAACCACAAACACTACACAGCCACCAACGACCAGCACAACAACACCCCCAATATACCATCCTTCGACATATAGTTCCAATCCCTTTCTCAAATCGAAGCTCCAAAGCCTAGCCAAGTCGCTGGTCAGCTTTGTTGCCAACAGCCACACTCAAGGCAAATCGACTAATTATCATCCAGCTAAGATTCAGAGCCAGACCCACtcccaactccaactccaaagGCAACCTGAAGTCCAAGTCCCAGCCCAAGCACATCCCTCAGTCACTGAACCCTCAACGACGCAATGGCCTCTGGTGGAGGACAGTCCCAGCAGTCAACTAGAACATGCGGAGACCGTCTTCGATGAGAGTCAGAACGTCCACGTGCAGACGGCCGAGGCACCCAGTAGCCGATCCTTTGAGACCAGCACGTCGCCCAAGTTTCTGGACTTCATTAATGCCGCCGCATACGGCACAAGTCCGCGCGGTAATCTGCTGCACTCCGTTCCCGACAAAAAGCCCGTGAAGACAGCCTTCCATCagctgcaaaaaaaaaatccataTAGTGGCGTGGAAAGAGGGTATCTAAATGACCAACGTTCGACGGTGCCACAGCAGCCGAATAAGCGCATACAGACCTACATCTCATCAGATGTGGAACCGCAGAGTTTCAGGTCTCCGGCAAGCGAACCCCTCGTGCCAGTTGCATCGATTGAGCTAGTGGATAGCTCAAGCAGCACACCAGGCACCAGGCCTAGTAAAGCGGTTCAATATAGTCTACAAAGTGGATCGCACGGCTTTAGTCTTCGTGCTGAGGATATCGGCCACAACGAAGGTCCAGTTGTCTCCGAGACGTTGTCTGATCGGAAGGAGAGTCAGCCACCAAGCACAAGTACGAGTACAATTACAAGTACTGGTACAAGTGCAAGTACAAGTACAAGTACTTCTACAACACCATACAACAGCGATGTGGATGTCATACCCACAACATATGCTCCACCACTTCGTATTTGGCGCAATGGACGACCCGCCATTCAGGCATATACCAAGGCTACAACCACGACTACAAAATCCGCTGCAACAGCTCCTTGGTGGACCGATAGTGTGGAATCCAGCAGCACTATAAGAACCACGACTACGCCGAAAGCTCAGGGGACGCCAAGCACCGAGCGGTACATATCGCCGGGACAAAGTTTCACGGCCCGCGCAAATCACTTTAAGGACAGCCTGAACCGCGTAACTGCCAACCCAGCAATGCGCTTTGTCTCACCATACAAGAGTCTTGAGAACTTACTGCAGGAGGAGCGACAGCATCCAAATACCATGTTGCGGACGACGGCCAGACCGCGTTACACAAATTCGCCAGCTTCACCGCCTTTCCTACAGACCACGCAGAAACCGCCAAAGAATCTCTTTCTTTCGGGGATGTCGCCTAGAAACACCAGTCAGGATGTCCTTGCCACAATGGCGACAGGAAATGCTCGAAACTTTAGCGTCAGCGACGCCATTTTGAGCACTTTTAGTCCCCAACGACCGGCACCAAGTATGCTGCGTAGCACCACCTCCAGCAGCACCACTAGCACCACCGAGACACCTCCTCCACCGCCAACGACAATATCGGCGGTAATCGCCTCATCGCCTATTCGAGTCTCCCAGGTTTCGATGCGTCCTCGCGGCCGCTCTCGCTACACAGTCGCAACTCTTGACAATTTATCGGAGAGCGTGGACGAGCCCACGACCTATGCCCCCAGGTTCAGATTACCCAGCAGTTACGAGGCCAATCAGTATCCAAAACGAAAGCCCCAGCGCGTCCGAATAGCCGGCAATCAGCGGCCGTCCTCCGCCGAACCCACGGCAAAGCCTCATGAAAAATACGAGTCATATAAGGCTGCCTTACAGGCCAAGGATTCAACTCTTTTTAACTTTCAAAATGTACAGGGAAAGAATTTATCCGCGGAATCGGTGAATGACAAGTTACTTAAACGCAAACCAATTGAGAATGAGGCTAGCACATCGGATGGGCCACGAGCCGAGGCATTGATTGGGCATCAGCTACTAGAAGCCAGGCAGCAAAATAGCATAGAGGAAATGGGAACCGCATCGGCATCTAGCTCCACAGAGCACGTGGTAGCCATAACAGACCGTCCCCCCACTGTGAAGTTCCTCTACTCAAACAAATATCGCCAGCAAACGGCAGAACGCACATTAGCGGAAAGTCTTCAGAATGCCGGGTACCTAACTACCGGCAATGGGCGGATCCAAAAGTTCCGTCCTGTGAGTGTCCTCGAGCAACTGAAGCAGTTCCTCGCCGGCAGCGACAGcaatagcaacagcaacagcgatGAGAGTGGCACCTCCCAATTTGTTGACGAATATTCGCACCCAGAAATAAAGGCAGCCGTCGATGAAATCAAGCAGCTTTATGTACCCACGAGTCGATCGACTACGATCACCACTACGACCACGCTTCGTCCTACCACTACGCCTATTGCGCCTCCCACTACTACCTCCCGTCCTAATATCGGAGGTGTTACTGCTCCGTCTAGACCAATAGCAAGCCAATCCAAAGCCTATTCCTCCTATTCCTCTTCCACTTTTAGCATCTTGAGCACCGATCCTCCCACCTCTCCAACAGTCAGATCCACCCTGAGCACCACTCCCGATGTTAGTACCACTAGAACTCCCACCATCCCAACAACAGTTCCTCCAACAACTGCTAGCGCCACTGCCACCGCTACACCCTCTTCCATGTTTGCTCCGCCAACTGCGCGCGCTTCGAGGGTTAACAATGTCATAAGATCATCgattgccgctgctgccgcccaATCGTCCAGCTCGTCAGGCTCTCTCTCAGGCTCCTCTAcctatcagcagcagcaaatgcaACCAGCGGGTGGTAAAGCTAATAAGTTCCAATTTGGATTTGCTTCCAACAATAAGAACcagcaacaacaccaacaccaaaacaacaatcacaacagcaacaacaatgccgcagccgcagcctcAGTGAAATGCTCTGATAGCACATTGAGCGCCAAATGCAACGAAATCCCCTCAAG AAACCACAATAGAAACCGGGGCGGCGCCATTTACGCTAATCAGGATCGGGACGTTGTCCCTACAGCCAACCGAGGAACACATCCCCC ACGAACACGTCCCACGCTTAAGCCATCTGGAACTATTGTCTCAAAGGCTCAAGAATTTGtagatatatatagatatCCACCAACGCGGCCGGACCCCATATACCCACAGCCCACACCCGACAAAACTGCTGCCAAGTGCCGCAAAGATGTGTGCCTCCTTCCAGACTGTTATTGTGGAGGCCGAGATATACCTG GCGGCTTAAATGTAACGGAGGTACCACAAATTGTATTAATAACGTTTGACGATGCGATCAACCCCATTAACATTGATATCTACAAAGAGCTTTTCAATAACAAGACACGCAAGAACCCCAATGGGTGTCCTTGGCGCGCAACCTTTTACCTATCCCACGAGTGGACAGACTATGGCATGGTCCAGGATATGTACTCTGAGGGACATGAAATGGCCTCGCACACAGTCTC TCACAGCTTTGGCGAGCAATTCTCGCAGAAAAAGTGGACTCGTGAAATAGCTGGCCAACGAGAGATTCTTGCGGCATATGGTGGTGTTAAGTTATCGGATGTTAGGGGCATGAGAGCGCCGTTCCTCTCGGTTGGCGGCAACAAAATGTATAAAATGTTGTATGACTCTAACTTCACCTACGACTCATCCATGCCGGTCTATGAAAACCGACCCCCTTCCTGGCCATACACTCTGGACTACAAGATTTTCCACGATTGCATGATTCCACCCTGCCCAACCCGCTCATACCCAGGTGTGTGGCAAGTGCCTATGGTCATGTGGCAGGACTTGAACGGAGGACGTTGTTCGATGGGCGATGCCTGCTCAAACCCCAGTGATGCGGAGGGTGTCACGAAAATGATTATGAAGAACTTTGAGCGGCACTACACCACAAACAG AGCACCTTTCGGACTGTTCTACCATGCGGCCTGGTTTACGCAGCCCCACCATAAAGAAGGCTTCATTAAATTCCTCGACGCCATCAATTCCATGTCCGATGTTTGGATCCTAACCAACTGGCAGGCTTTGCAATGGGTGCGGGATCCAACACCCATATCCCGCATTAACTCTTTCCAACCATTCCAGTGCGATTATTCG GACCGGCCGAAGCGCTGCAACAACCCGAAAGTGTGCAATCTATGGCATAAATCTGGCGTTCGCTACATGAAGACTTGTCAGCCCTGCCCAGACATCTACCCTTGGACCGGAAAGTCGGGCATCCGATCATCACGCATCGATAATGATAATGTTGAGGAACCGGCGGCGGCGTAA